In Myxocyprinus asiaticus isolate MX2 ecotype Aquarium Trade chromosome 12, UBuf_Myxa_2, whole genome shotgun sequence, the DNA window TGCCTGCTTTGCTGCCTCCAGGGATTTTAAGGTCCCTTTGATATCTCCTGGGACCAAATCTTCAATTACTACCTCAGTCTTTGCAGATGATGATTTCTCAAGAGACTGTAATGCACCCCTAATATCCCCAGGAACAATTTCAGGCTTTTCTACCTCTTTGAGTTGATATTGAGCCTCCTCAAGAGACTTAAGTGTTGTGCTTATGTCTCCTTTGACTATCTCCTCTTTTTCAATGACAACACATTGGTTTACAGCTAGTGTAAGTGAGTCAAGGGCTGCTCTCAAATCTCCCTTTACTATCTCCTCCTTCTGCACGTTACGCAGGGAAGGCAGGGGTTCCATCATAAACACCTGTACTGTATTATGAACATCACCTGGAACAATATCATCTTCAGCAACAGTTCGTCCTATTATCTGTTGGCTCCTCCTTAGAACCTGTTTTGTTTGTTCTATGTCACCTCCGATTATCTTTTCTTTCACTTTTTCCTCAACGATTTCATCGGCCCCTATTTGAAGTTGCCTGAGGTAGTCCAATGCCCCAGACTCaatacatgtagaataaaaactGACATTTCCTCTCTCTGAGTCTCCCACGGTTATTTTAGAGGACAGGTCCTTTTCATCAGCATTACCCAGAAGCCTATGCAGCGTTCCACGGACATTTCCTCTGACTATGTCCTCTTTCTCAACACTGCTTCCGCTTTCTTTATTTAGGAGTGAGTAGATGGTCATTCTCACATTTCCTTTCTCATCCTCTTGAATCAGAATGCCACTTTTGGCAGATCCTTCCTGCTTTAGCAAGTTATTAATAGCCTCTTGGATGTCTCCTCTGAGGATCTCCTCTTTCACCACATTACCACCCTTCCCTTGGGTGAAGAGCTGTTGGACAGTTGAGTTAATGTTTCCTCTCTCTTCCCTATCAATGGTGATTCCCCTCTCTGTTATCTCACGTCGGTTGAGCAAGTTCATCATAATATTGTTCAGGTCTCCATGTATTACCTCTTCTTTCTGGATCTCTGGGGTCTCCTGGTTTAGAAGTTTGTATTTAGCCATTCTGACATCTCCAATCTCATCTGCCTCAATCAGAATACCCTGCGACTCAACCATTTTCTGAGAATACAGCTCTTCCAGGGTAGCCTTGATGCTCTTACCAATAATCTCTGTTCTCTCCACACTGCTCTCATTAAACTCTGTCAGGGGGGTGGTTTCAAACAGCCATGTTGTTGTCTTCACATCTGCTTTTGGGATTTCCTCTCGTGAAGTGACATTTTCTGTTCCATCAACTTCCTTGATCCGGTCAAGCGGCTCTTTTTCAAAGAGCCACACAGACTGTTTAACATCACCTTTTACCACTTCTTCACGTGTCACCTTCTCCATCTCCTTGTACTCTGAACCTTCACCACGGATCTTGTCAATGGTGTGAGTTTCAAACATCCATGTGGAACTTCTCACATTACCTCTCTGAATCTCACTTACACTAACAGTTTTCACGTATTTCTTTGAaaggtcatccatttcaaaatgcTGCTTGTTTGTTTTCACATCTCCCCCTTGGATGTCTGTGACTGTCTTAATGGTAACTTTCATATCTTCAGTAATCTCATCTAGCGGCTGAGTTTCAAACCTCCACCTGGCGGTGCTGACATCTCCTTTTTGGACGTCTTCCTCAGTAACcgctttaatgacataaacctcATCTGTGTCTCTTATCGAGTCAAGAGGCTTTGTCTCAAATAACCATCTTGCCCCAAGCACATCTCCTCTCATAATCTCTTCTTTTGTGACTGTTGTAACCTCATGAAAGTGTCCCTCTTTGTCCCTTATAGCATACAGTGGTTGAGTCTCAAACATCATGGTATAGTTTTTCACATCACCTTTTTCAATCTCCTTGCATATGATGCTCTGGAGTTTGCTGATCTCAGTATCAGATGCCTCCTCTTGAATCTTATCTAATGAGTATGTCTCAAAAATGAAGCGACCTTTATCAACATTACCTCCTTGTATATCCGTTACTGTGCGTACATCTTTGGAGTCCTCCAGATTTTCCTTGATGGAATCAATTGGTTGGTTTTCAAACATCCAGGTGCAGTTCACCACATTTCCTTTCTGAATTTCCTCTGCTTGATGGGATTTCAGTTTCTTCATGGTCTCCTCAGATGTGGAAGTCATGATATCAGATGAATGTGTCTCAAAGATGTATTTCATCCTTGATACGTCTCCTGATTGAATGTCAATCTCAGTGATTCGCTTAAAGCCACTATGATCCTTATCATCTGTGATATTTTCCAGGTTCTCTGTCTCAAAAAGAAAACGCACTAGACGTACATCCTTGCCCTGTACATCCTCTTGATTTACTGTGCACGTTTTTAGTATTGTCTCAGACTCATCCTTGATGCTGTCAAGTGTCTGCGTCTCAAAAAGCCAGGTACATGTTTTAACATCTCCTTTCTGTATGTCTGTGATGTCCTCAGTCTTTGTCTCTGTTTTGTCATACAAGACATCCATTGGTTGCGTCTCAAACAACCATCGGCATGTTTTGACGTCACCCCTTTGGATCTCAATGCTCTCATTCTTCCTGTTGTCCTCTTCCTCTAAGTTGCTGAAGTATTTAATGCCATCGAGTGGCTGGGTTTCAAAAAGCCATTTGGCAGTTTTGACATCACCAGACTGGATTTCTTCTTTAGAAATTCCTTTAATTATCTGGAACTTACTGATGCTCTCATCAAACTGATCAATAGGACGGGTTTCAAACATCCACTTGCAGCTCCTCACATCCCCTTTGACAACTTCCTCTCTCCGCACAGTTTTGACCTCATGGTAGTGCCCTGAGCTGTCCTGTACAGCATACAAGGGAGCAGACTCAAATAACACTTTATTTGATTTCACTGACCCGCTGGTGACCCCCTCCACTTGTATCCTCTGTGCATCTGTACACTTGCTCAGATCCATGGTCTCAAATATCTCCTTGTAATTGGTGACATCACCCTTCTCAAGATTTTCCAGATTAACAGTCCGTGTAATCTCTTTCTTGTCCTCTCTGATCTGCTCAAGAGGTCTGCTCTCAAACAACCACCTCTGGTGTCTCACATCGCCTTTCTCTTCCTCTGATGCCACCACCTTTGGTAGCTTACCTACTTCTGTTAACTCCTTCAGGTTCTCCATTGGCACTGTTTCAAACAAATGCCTAGCAGAGTTAACATCACCACCCATGATGTCTTCTAGGGACACTGGTCTTGCATTGGTATTGTCTTtaagtttatccattggttgtgtTTCAAAGATCATGCAGTGTCTCCTTACATCCGCACCTGTGATTTCCTCCTTCTGAGTCTTTGTGCTTTCCAGTTCCTCATCTTTGATTTGATCAAGTGTCTTTGTCTCAAACAGCCATCTTCCTCTGTTGACTCCACCCTGATAATTTTCCTCCATGGAGACTCCACAGATTAATTTGACCTTGGTTGGATCTTTGCTGATCAGGTCCAGAGGCTGAGTTTCAAAGAGCCAGCGTGATGTCCTGACATCACCTTTCTCAGTTTCCTCACGTCGTACCTTGGTAATCTCCAGCATCTCACCAGAGTCACCCCGGATGAcacacatgggttgtgtctcgAACATCTTGGTCGTCTTCTTTACCTCACCTTTCACCTCTTCGAGCTCTGACTTCAGCTGCAGAAAGTGACTTTCGTCAACAGTTTCAGTATGGCCAAGGGTGTCTAGGTGCTGTGTTTCAAACAAGTACCTAGCAGTCTTCACATCTCCCCCTGCAATGTTTTTAGTACAAATAACCTGTCTTTCCTGCTCATCCTCTTGGTAAATTCTGCTAAATGTGTCCAGAGGCTGTGTCTCAAATAGCCATGTTGCTGTTTGGACATCTCCCCTGGCTAGCTCTGTTAGTTTTCCAGTGTGCTCTGCAGAGTCTGTTTTTTCTGTACCTAGAGAGTCCATGGGCTGTGTTTCAAACATCCATGTGGTATACCTCACATCTTTACCAGCTATGATTTCCTGTTGGGCTATGTTCTTGCCTTCAACCTCATCTGGTGTGTCATCTTTAATAGTATCCAGCGGCTTGTTCTCAAACATCCAGCGCATTGACTGTACCTCACCCTTCAGGATCTCGTCCCACTCCAGATACTCTCTCTCTGGGCTTATGCACTTGCCAGGACTGGTACTGCCACTGTTCTCAAAAACATACCGTGCTTGCTGAACATCTCTGCTCACCTCCTCATCACTATCCGTATAGATGTGCTCTGTCTCCGTCACCTCAGTAAAGAAGTCACGCTCCAGATTTTTGCGCACCTCAGGGTGAATGTGTTTGCAGAGACGCTTAAGTTCATAGAGGTTCCTCTGCTTGGAGTACTGTTCTTTATTGACAGCATATTTAGCTGCAGTAGGTTGATCTGTTGGCTTAGGGGAAGGACAATGTCCTGGGACTTGGGAAGGAAGGTGATGTTTGGTACATACTGGTTGATGGAATTGCTCCACTGGCTCATTTTGTGAAGAAGCCACAGATGAGGTAGAGGCCTCTTGTAGTGTTTTAGTGATGGCCACAGTCTCATAGCTACCTGTATTAGACGTCTTTGAAGAAATATTTACTGGGGCCCATGGAAACTGGTTGTAATCAAGATCAATCTTTGTTGTtgtagaagaaaaagaaaagcataatttctgatcaatacattttaatgtgtataatatttactataaattctattTTTATCAAATCAATTATTTGCATAATAAGCAGAGAAAAACAGATAGCTATAAGACAGAAATATGAGAGCTAGAAATATGCATGAATGGAATAGTCAGAATGGTGCAACCTGCAAAGTTGTTAGCAAAGAGAGAAAACTTTCATCGTATAATAAtggatttatattttaaataattatcctTTTACCACAAATGGTATTTGATTGTGTAAATTAATTCCCCTAGAATATAAAAATGTTACTTTGTTTATTATCAGGCTGTGATTTAATCATGAATGTCATGATTGAAATTTTAACATAGAAATTTAGATGACAgtgtaattcattttaaatgcacATACAGACTAAAATTCTTAAACTGTAgactaaaaacacagaaaaaagttGTTTTAACTAAACTAACTGAATGTAACTGAATTAAAACAATTAACCGTATTAACAATTAATTGTCttattaactgtaaattaaattaaaccattAACAAGCCCCTGAGGTATTAGGATAAGCTGTCAAACATTTAGCCAGTGAATTACTGCAtgaaaataaagcattaaaaaccGGCATaccatttcttttaattatactttcatttaatctaagtgcaaatatgacatttagagcagaaataaagagttattttagtggaacacctgtattaactgagctgaAAAAGATGTGTGTGTTTCTCAAAAAGTTCTTGTTTATGCCCatgtatttgctttttaaaatggtTTAGATCGgacgattattttttttaaatccgcATGTAACTTTAACTCTTGTTTTAGGATGCGCCTCTGCTGTGGCACAACAAGCGCAATGTGCTCACATCAGTTTGCGAATGCCTCTGAATGTGGTTGAAGTGTACAAAACTTAAAATGTGAATGGATCCTGGAACAGCTGTCTTCAGTGTTGTCCCGTTTCAAATGGATCggccaaaatgcatcttaaagatACTATactgaaattcattcacaaaaaagTTTAGTCATGATAACAAATCAATGAAAAACATGAAAGAAGGGCTCGTGCCTGTTACTGAAAAGCTGAAAATAATGACGAGACAGTGAGTAGGAagatgtgggtgatgttttattttattttctaattataatGTTTCTCCTGCTTCTCAATGCATTGCTCTCCTCTTGctatttcattggcttttgctcACAGTCGGTCTCTCGCTCATCGGGATAGGTTAATGCGGTCGACTTATCGCAGACCAGTTGgtgacttaaaacatcaaaagaaATGAGCTTAAGTTGTGTAGTGTGCGCTAGGCTTTAACTGCACCATCTGCTGTCGGATATGGGAAATGTCTGGTCTTGGTCTGACCAGAAGCATGGATAAAACGCATCCCATCTGGGGATGTGCACTGAATGACCAGAAGGGGGGATATCACAAGCAGAGACAGGGAAATCACCCCCACCCTCCTGGCATATCACACCCTTTTTATAAGCACACTTTATTGTTACCTTGATGTGTTTGGGAGGAGTGGCCTCTTCAATACTTTTCTCGTGTTGCTGTTTTAGAGCTTGGGTAGAAACTTTTGACAGATTCTCTCCTCCAACCACCATCACTGTTAAGAGTAAAAGATGATTCCATAGAATGGGAAGAAATTATTAAAAGACCTAAAAAAAGGGGGGTTACCCACACTCTTCTCACAATTTGTGATTGAAAACACTACCTTTCTCATCATAATGCTCCCCAAAACTTGAGGCCACACTCTGATGAATCTTCTCGTCCAGGGAAACCTGACATGAAATCAGTGAGTAGCACACCATCACTTAAACATTCATAATTTAACACTGTGTGGAAATTAATGTGTATTAACCACAAAATATAGGCTGTTTAGCAATCTATATTACCATTAACACTGCACCTATTATAAATATGAGAtccagtcttgtgtgtgtgtgtgtgtgtgtgtgtttatgagtatGTATATAAGGattgtaaaacctgaaatcacctgcATTATGGGGTTAAAAGaatataaatctctctctctctctcgctctctctctctctctctctctctctctctctctctgtgtgtgtgtgtgtgtgtgtttgtgtgtgtacctgAGCATTTGCTGTACTGCTTTCTCTAACACTGCTTCTCACTGTCACCTCTGATGAGCTCACCACCTCctattaagacaaaaaaaaaaaaaacttgttaacacatacacacaattttCAAGGCACAGCAGATAGTGTGAAATAATAAAACAGAGTAGTGCTGCTCAGTGCCTTGTGATATAAATGTTAAACACTGGAATCAGTCTGGTGGTTACTGCTTATACAACTGAATATAGCAGTGGTGGTATCTTTTTTTGtagatgtgtttgtgtgaatatGAGTGAGTGTTTTGGATCATGTAAGTGTTAAACTACCTGTCTCTGCTGGTAGTGGTATTGTGTAACAGTGCTTTGAGATGCAGAGGAGGAACTGAGCTCTTGGCTCTCAAACTGTTTCTTTATGCTGGCCAGACCACCTGGCAGGGAGCAAGGCTCAGAGCTGTCCATGACCTTATAACACATAAGAACGACACATTAAACATGTACAGTACTTATGTAAACTTATACACATAAGAGTACAACAGATCTAGGATATGAATTTAATTCTCCCATAGGGTGCATTACAATGttaaaaacaaatcttttatatttcaacattataatatgacaAGGTATATCTGTattcagcttttatttaaataGCCTTTATAGCTTTTGAAGGATTTGTTgataaatgattatttattgtaTGAATCTTTGCATAGAAccaaacacattttgattttacAAGTCATACCCTGATTCAGTTTGAGAATAAATAGCATTTATAGTAAAtagtaattatttattaataaatgattatttattgtaCAATAACAGAGACAAATACAGAACAACCAGGcgtattcaccttattcagccccgctcTTTTTCTGCGCTCCTCTCTTCCAAATtctgtcatctaacttcctgtttgtattgaagctactaagAAGAGTCTaacaaaatggattacgtgtgggagctcagaaagtat includes these proteins:
- the LOC127448948 gene encoding xin actin-binding repeat-containing protein 2-like, yielding METQSGNGPEVLKEGEYARSSPLALRPADAKGDLQENRCIEKFDIPLSSLKQIFEKPTVQHVEVRGSHLSTRKVADKYSGLGKKMSNQDSNVGDSAGSTGVLPSGDTHTDGETVPLKQRLALYQAAITKEERSPSVVMDSSEPCSLPGGLASIKKQFESQELSSSSASQSTVTQYHYQQRQEVVSSSEVTVRSSVRESSTANAQVSLDEKIHQSVASSFGEHYDEKVMVVGGENLSKVSTQALKQQHEKSIEEATPPKHIKIDLDYNQFPWAPVNISSKTSNTGSYETVAITKTLQEASTSSVASSQNEPVEQFHQPVCTKHHLPSQVPGHCPSPKPTDQPTAAKYAVNKEQYSKQRNLYELKRLCKHIHPEVRKNLERDFFTEVTETEHIYTDSDEEVSRDVQQARYVFENSGSTSPGKCISPEREYLEWDEILKGEVQSMRWMFENKPLDTIKDDTPDEVEGKNIAQQEIIAGKDVRYTTWMFETQPMDSLGTEKTDSAEHTGKLTELARGDVQTATWLFETQPLDTFSRIYQEDEQERQVICTKNIAGGDVKTARYLFETQHLDTLGHTETVDESHFLQLKSELEEVKGEVKKTTKMFETQPMCVIRGDSGEMLEITKVRREETEKGDVRTSRWLFETQPLDLISKDPTKVKLICGVSMEENYQGGVNRGRWLFETKTLDQIKDEELESTKTQKEEITGADVRRHCMIFETQPMDKLKDNTNARPVSLEDIMGGDVNSARHLFETVPMENLKELTEVGKLPKVVASEEEKGDVRHQRWLFESRPLEQIREDKKEITRTVNLENLEKGDVTNYKEIFETMDLSKCTDAQRIQVEGVTSGSVKSNKVLFESAPLYAVQDSSGHYHEVKTVRREEVVKGDVRSCKWMFETRPIDQFDESISKFQIIKGISKEEIQSGDVKTAKWLFETQPLDGIKYFSNLEEEDNRKNESIEIQRGDVKTCRWLFETQPMDVLYDKTETKTEDITDIQKGDVKTCTWLFETQTLDSIKDESETILKTCTVNQEDVQGKDVRLVRFLFETENLENITDDKDHSGFKRITEIDIQSGDVSRMKYIFETHSSDIMTSTSEETMKKLKSHQAEEIQKGNVVNCTWMFENQPIDSIKENLEDSKDVRTVTDIQGGNVDKGRFIFETYSLDKIQEEASDTEISKLQSIICKEIEKGDVKNYTMMFETQPLYAIRDKEGHFHEVTTVTKEEIMRGDVLGARWLFETKPLDSIRDTDEVYVIKAVTEEDVQKGDVSTARWRFETQPLDEITEDMKVTIKTVTDIQGGDVKTNKQHFEMDDLSKKYVKTVSVSEIQRGNVRSSTWMFETHTIDKIRGEGSEYKEMEKVTREEVVKGDVKQSVWLFEKEPLDRIKEVDGTENVTSREEIPKADVKTTTWLFETTPLTEFNESSVERTEIIGKSIKATLEELYSQKMVESQGILIEADEIGDVRMAKYKLLNQETPEIQKEEVIHGDLNNIMMNLLNRREITERGITIDREERGNINSTVQQLFTQGKGGNVVKEEILRGDIQEAINNLLKQEGSAKSGILIQEDEKGNVRMTIYSLLNKESGSSVEKEDIVRGNVRGTLHRLLGNADEKDLSSKITVGDSERGNVSFYSTCIESGALDYLRQLQIGADEIVEEKVKEKIIGGDIEQTKQVLRRSQQIIGRTVAEDDIVPGDVHNTVQVFMMEPLPSLRNVQKEEIVKGDLRAALDSLTLAVNQCVVIEKEEIVKGDISTTLKSLEEAQYQLKEVEKPEIVPGDIRGALQSLEKSSSAKTEVVIEDLVPGDIKGTLKSLEAAKQAVKEIEKEEIVKGDIHTALLGLQEASTEKRAFQHQVSEQGDVKGTIQLLLEPTSSPHMQRRPSTEGDIKSSMKSLCEQEQIQIEKEEVIKGDVQGTIKTLMRKKEQSSHKSKINPHRKAKAPKKNLVSPQSCEICECIAGRTTEEMPANPPPVKNIPQSCMQKTFEIKSSESQTSSEEHCSTAKHMTIAGHSESSQGSQNIVKEQHIKQKENTPSPVLLKKKNFGGQMSEKKSESTTVSSATTTSASKEASQTHISIKQTQEKKTVMQVQTAVTTEHTTITQKQNTKHVKSEKNVKSLNHNLSSKGMIKKVKPHPEIHFPPPPTSPPPPTSPPPPSESELSLPPPPSPVAESYLQPALLPCPPLVMRQDSDLPPPPPPPPIMEADTEFFPPPPPLQDLLPPPPSQQELSLVTQGGKPKGRHLFKVPKPEPPKETQPPKYKWQKKQTAPAPPPPPPPPSVPEQGETVASNIATVTESTENVTKQKGLVKTIEPPAQSVTKASPVIPVPSAAAEEPSRPKKIFVPPIKLPPPPEPAAPKPRPYASKFKTPLMLAEERYHKQREEVEMKGGCTPTSPTATSPFKVSEMKGESTQKVEQSQSVHKQQEQANTPEPLQKPAMLPKYTAEKAGPPKSPQPPPKQKPLANFPINKPSFPKVGKNITTESSSGVSDKKQESVTTSLEIKSHPAPIPEQVEGVKSCLVQQESVQSSISLITANVQAEELKSTKSCVAQEIKKVPTQPTKIPKVTPSFKVKTFKVETAEKQEGRKGTSQKEQTLREAGTHDVSQVCMGQESFQKSTNAVENTEVKVEKKEEVSQANQDVKMEVKLKKQKQKSIKQPPPETPKTSFEIHQVQPSISMEVHQGERQTAFVQCHQTVREEHVQIHEERMVNQSTVQQQSTQQKGQFQTKKQVKPPPRPQSREEAIQQSIQKEKHDKMETAESKGSDSLTITTESSHTQKCDEINKLLSYIKQLEGAPEKINPKTAKTMLSLVPDWLVGSEEKADLNCIQYNKQKMREVMAYMQNLAQAKQIFLEGSLSVLEMPKSEPAQEKKTVGGATQKISKITIGSAKRETQKKVVEEKKAEWQSESKTTELRMPPELRMQTPSPTFICIESAKRTDSPFRVTPSPPPYYKSGTTPTPPPRWSDTPTHLNQSTLSPTMSHSEKLAKLRDTTAKLSQGMTPPPMPLPEHMLKAQTDLEGSRSSSHSEISMETYMMESSLMDITEIHGDSMMTVKDKREFFEEAQKADINRTYVRKGPIDIPERLGPDAEESEPELQRSIDVHERMLENLPRVDLSRLVNKFESPQPKVYARKEPIVIAERLESDTEEAEPEKKPTLVEDIPSFDIKALKNVFEMGEQAHQHTREEKKILEKQEESIAPAGFSETRSVSEHFSTVDEFGNPVTGSKTEMTSHSQSVTTRCDPPTYADVVRRKVPVLDVPPEASAEELLKSFQQTWAESENVFKKLGFSVSEQHRTQSVSHQHQTVVTENKSARVRTVSGMSEDSVSHGVSHSGQAKLP